The nucleotide window AGCGGCACCATATTAGCGCTCACTTCATTGTCGAAAAAGTCCAGTATAAATTTCTTTTGTTCTCCATTCAATTGCTTATCATTCTTAAGAAAAATATGCTGATTATTCATTTCTGCCAATACCTCGGCCCATACTTTCTCAAATGCCGCCTGGTGTTCTGCGTTGACACGCTGCACTTCATCCAAAATTCTCTGAGGATTTTTCTCGGCATGCATTTTCATCTTGGTTTCTATTTGCAGCATCCTTTTAAGTGACGCCACACGTACACGAAAGAATTCATCCCGGTTATTGGAAAAAATGCCCAGAAACTTAACCCGCTCTTTTAAAGGCACTGTATGATCCGATGCTTCCTGCAAAACCCTCTCGTTAAATGATAGCCAGCTAATATCTCTTGGAATAAGTTTCAACATTGTAATTTAAGTTTTCAATATATAAAAAATATCCGATAAATATAGGATACCCGCTTCTGCCTGATTGAAAACTAACTTTAAGTATTTATTATTTTTTTATATAAGAGAAGTTCCATGTAATAGTGTGTCTTTTCCTAATGAAAAACCTGCTATCCAGTGCAAAACCTTCACTAACAGCTATTGGTTTTAAATGCTTTTTTCCCTTACTTTGCACTCCACGGAGGGGTTCTTCGGACAAAAATTTAGCGAGTGGCAACAAAATTTTCTAAAGAAACATATTTATACTGGTATGAATTGATGCAATTGATTCGCCAGTTTGAACTTACAGCAGAAGAAAAGTATAAAATGGAAGGTAAAATACGCGGATTCTTTCACGCGTATGTGGGTCAGGAAGCTATTGCAGCAGGTTGCATGACCGCAACGAAACCTGATGACATGTTCATTACAGCTTATCGTGACCACGGATTAGCGATTGCTAAAGGTGTATCGGTTGATAGTTGTATGGCCGAATTGTACGGAAAAGCTACTGGTTGTGCAAAGGGTAAAGGAGGAAGTATGCACTTCTTTGGTAAAAAAGAAAATTTCTATGGAGGTCATGGTATCGTTGGTGCCCAGATCGGTACCGGTACAGGTTTGGCTTTTGCTGAACATTACAAAGATACCGACAATGTAGTACTTTGCTTTTTTGGAGACGGCGCTGCGAGGCAGGGCATTTTACACGAGAGCTTTAACCTGGCCATGCTTTGGAAATTGCCTGTAATTTACATTTGTGAGAACAATAACTATGCAATGGGTACCTCTGTTGAGCGTACCTCAAACGTAACTGATATTTATAAATTGGGTGCAGGTTTTGATATGCCATCGGCTGTGGTTGACGGCATGAGCCCTGAGTCGGTACACGATGCTATTGCTGAAGCAGTAAAACGTGCGCGTGAAAAAGGCGGTCCAACATTGTTGGAGATTAAAACCTACCGTTATAAAGGACACTCTATTAGTGATCCTCAAAAATACAGGACCAAGGATGAGGTAGATGAGTACAAATCCAAGGATCCTATCTCTATCCTGAAAAAGAATATCCTGGACAATAGCTATGCTACTGAAGAGGTATTGAATGAAATTGATGCCCGTTGTGAAGAAGTGGTTGCCAATTCTGTAAAATTTGCAGAAGAAAGTCCGCTGCCTAATGACGACGAAGTACTGAAGGATGTTTATATGGATCAGAACTATCCTTTCATTGTTGATTAATATTAAAATTTCTATCACTAATAAAATGGCAGATAACACAAACCAACAAGCTGGTAATGAAACGCTTGAACAAAACGAAACTGTTGAAAAAGCAAAGCAGGTTTGGAGCAAAAATGGCAAAAACATTTCTCTTTTCCTGGGCGTTGTGGTGGTTGCAGTGGGCGGTTTTTTTGCATACAAAAACTTTGTAAAAGGACCTAAAGAAGCCGAAGCAGCAGATAAAATCTATAAAGCTGAACAATATTATGAAATGGATTCTATCAACCTTGCTTTGAATGGTGATGGTGTAAATCCGGGTTTCATAAAAGTTGCTGACAATTACAGCGGTACCTCAAAAGGGAACCTTGCTAATTTTTATGCAGGTAGCTGTTATATTAAATTGAATCAGAATGAAAAAGCTGTTGAATATTTAAAAGATTTCAGCACCGACTCCAAACAAATTCAGCAGCGCGCTTATTTACTATTGGGAGACGCTTATGGTGACCTGGGTAAGGGAACTGAGGCCTTGGATTATTATAAAAAAGCAGCGAATCATTTTGAAGCAGACCCTCAACAAAGCTCTGATGCGTTGTTCAGAGGTGCTTTTTTAGCACAGCATGTGTTAAACAACAAAGACGAAGCAATTGCACTTTTTAAAGAATTAAAAGAAAAATATCCCCGTACACAGCAAGGTTTTGAAGCTGATAAGTACCTGGCACAGTTAGGGGTGTATAATGTTAATTAATAATGGCATCAACTGGTAACAGTAATTTATTAAATACCAATACTGGCATCTTTAAACAGGATGCCTTTATTGTTTTAGTAAAAACAGAATGGAACGCAAATATTGTAGACGAGCTGGAAGCCGGCTGTTTACGTATATTGAAGCAATATAATGCAAGGGTGGAGGTATTGATCGTGCCGGGTTGCGTAGAAATCCCTTTTGCCATTAACCGGCATTGGAACAAAGCCAAGCAACAATTCGACGAACCGCATGCTTACATCGCGCTTGGAGCAGTTATAAAGGGCGATACACCACACTTTGATTATGTATGCAAAATGGTAGCCGATGGTATTTTACAATTAAACCTGATGTTGCCCGTACCTACTATATTTGGCGTGTTAACGGTAAATACCGAAGAGCAGGCGGTCGAAAGAATAGGCGGCAAACACGGGCATAAGGGCGAGGAAGCTGCTATAACGGCGCTTAAAATGCTGGAATGATAAGAATGTACGATGTACATCCCTGGTGTACGTATAACGTAACCGTACATCAAACTTCGTACATACGTATCATGCTGTCATCAGTCAACTCTTAAACGGGTGCATAACATTTTTTTGAATTTTAGTATTTTTTTACCGCTGAGGCGCAAAATTTTACGCTAAGAACGCGGAGTTGCAGAAAAAATGTTATGTACCCCTCTTAAACTGTTAACTCAATTATGCACAACGTTCATATATTTATTCCCTGCTTTGTTGACCAGTTATATCCTGAAACGGGTTTTAATATGGTAAAGGTGCTGGAAAAGTTCGGTTGTACAGTTTATTAC belongs to Niabella yanshanensis and includes:
- a CDS encoding tetratricopeptide repeat protein, which produces MADNTNQQAGNETLEQNETVEKAKQVWSKNGKNISLFLGVVVVAVGGFFAYKNFVKGPKEAEAADKIYKAEQYYEMDSINLALNGDGVNPGFIKVADNYSGTSKGNLANFYAGSCYIKLNQNEKAVEYLKDFSTDSKQIQQRAYLLLGDAYGDLGKGTEALDYYKKAANHFEADPQQSSDALFRGAFLAQHVLNNKDEAIALFKELKEKYPRTQQGFEADKYLAQLGVYNVN
- the ribH gene encoding 6,7-dimethyl-8-ribityllumazine synthase, whose translation is MASTGNSNLLNTNTGIFKQDAFIVLVKTEWNANIVDELEAGCLRILKQYNARVEVLIVPGCVEIPFAINRHWNKAKQQFDEPHAYIALGAVIKGDTPHFDYVCKMVADGILQLNLMLPVPTIFGVLTVNTEEQAVERIGGKHGHKGEEAAITALKMLE
- the pdhA gene encoding pyruvate dehydrogenase (acetyl-transferring) E1 component subunit alpha, which gives rise to MATKFSKETYLYWYELMQLIRQFELTAEEKYKMEGKIRGFFHAYVGQEAIAAGCMTATKPDDMFITAYRDHGLAIAKGVSVDSCMAELYGKATGCAKGKGGSMHFFGKKENFYGGHGIVGAQIGTGTGLAFAEHYKDTDNVVLCFFGDGAARQGILHESFNLAMLWKLPVIYICENNNYAMGTSVERTSNVTDIYKLGAGFDMPSAVVDGMSPESVHDAIAEAVKRAREKGGPTLLEIKTYRYKGHSISDPQKYRTKDEVDEYKSKDPISILKKNILDNSYATEEVLNEIDARCEEVVANSVKFAEESPLPNDDEVLKDVYMDQNYPFIVD